The Nitrospirota bacterium genome has a segment encoding these proteins:
- a CDS encoding radical SAM protein: MLLVFPPTAKPGEPPAGIAKLAGAVRQNGIPCELLDANLEGLLWLLQQPKTASDTWARRAMKQVSRNVDALRDPQTYRSRDRYARAVSDVNRVLALAGAGKGVVVGLADYQDERLSPIRSSDLLVAAEHPERNIFYPYFRKRLPEAIADSESAQHRAGPGQQQGEGSRPVIGFSLNYLSQALCTFAMIGFLRKEVPNARIVLGGGLITSWMKRPGWQNPFVGLVDHLIAGPGETALLKLFGVDASHGSLFTPEYGSLPVREYLSPGFVLPFSAAAGCYWNRCSFCPEPAEGNPYIPLSPDAVSAQLDILLAHTDPVMVHLLDNAVSPALLRALAETRRGVPWYAFARIGSDLADPDFCRSLKSSGCGMLKLGLESGDQQVLDRMKKGIDLGTASRVLQNLRAAGIATYAYLLFGTPAETEPAARRTLEFVVRHRAGITFLNLAVFNMPAGSAEAAQYETAPFSDGDLSLYTDFRHPAGWGRKQVRQFLESEFRRHPAVASILRNDPPVFTSNHAPFFVKGRTALDPPGGQHRSQGCGDGPKCS, encoded by the coding sequence ATGCTTCTTGTTTTTCCCCCCACCGCGAAACCCGGCGAGCCTCCGGCAGGCATTGCGAAGCTGGCCGGCGCCGTGAGACAGAACGGCATTCCCTGCGAGCTTCTCGACGCAAACCTCGAAGGTCTCCTGTGGCTTTTGCAGCAGCCCAAGACGGCGTCCGATACCTGGGCCCGCCGCGCGATGAAACAGGTGTCAAGGAATGTTGACGCGCTCAGGGACCCGCAAACCTATCGCTCCCGCGACCGCTATGCGCGGGCGGTCAGCGATGTCAATCGCGTCCTTGCTCTTGCCGGCGCCGGCAAGGGGGTGGTGGTCGGCCTGGCCGACTATCAGGACGAGCGCCTGTCGCCAATACGGAGCAGTGACCTGCTAGTTGCTGCGGAGCATCCGGAGCGGAACATCTTTTATCCCTATTTTCGGAAGCGGCTGCCAGAGGCCATTGCGGACAGTGAATCGGCACAGCATCGTGCCGGACCCGGCCAGCAGCAGGGGGAAGGCTCCAGGCCGGTGATAGGGTTTTCCCTGAATTATCTGAGCCAGGCACTCTGCACGTTCGCGATGATCGGCTTTCTCAGGAAGGAGGTCCCCAACGCGAGGATCGTCCTAGGCGGCGGGCTCATCACCTCCTGGATGAAAAGGCCGGGCTGGCAAAACCCCTTTGTTGGTCTCGTGGACCATCTCATCGCAGGACCCGGAGAGACGGCCCTGCTCAAATTGTTCGGCGTCGACGCCAGCCACGGCAGCCTCTTCACGCCGGAGTATGGGTCCCTGCCGGTGCGGGAATACCTTTCTCCGGGTTTCGTCCTGCCCTTTTCCGCCGCAGCGGGTTGCTACTGGAACCGCTGTTCCTTCTGCCCCGAGCCGGCTGAGGGCAATCCGTACATACCTCTTTCACCTGACGCGGTCTCTGCCCAGCTCGATATCCTGCTCGCGCACACGGACCCGGTCATGGTTCATCTCCTCGATAACGCGGTCAGTCCCGCGCTCCTGCGGGCGCTGGCGGAAACGCGCCGCGGCGTACCCTGGTATGCATTCGCGCGGATCGGGAGCGATCTCGCGGACCCTGATTTTTGCAGGTCCCTGAAGAGCTCGGGCTGCGGGATGCTGAAACTGGGGCTGGAATCGGGCGACCAGCAGGTGCTCGACAGGATGAAAAAAGGCATCGACCTCGGAACGGCGTCGCGCGTCCTGCAGAACCTCCGTGCAGCCGGGATCGCGACGTACGCCTATCTTCTGTTCGGCACGCCTGCGGAAACGGAACCTGCAGCCCGGAGGACCCTTGAGTTCGTTGTCCGTCACCGGGCAGGGATCACCTTCCTGAACCTTGCCGTCTTCAATATGCCCGCGGGCAGCGCCGAAGCGGCACAGTACGAGACAGCGCCCTTCTCGGACGGGGACCTTTCTCTCTATACGGATTTCCGGCATCCGGCGGGATGGGGCCGGAAGCAGGTGAGGCAGTTCCTCGAAAGCGAATTCAGACGGCATCCGGCGGTGGCGTCCATCCTGAGGAACGACCCGCCCGTCTTTACGTCCAACCACGCCCCGTTCTTTGTCAAGGGCCGAACCGCCCTTGACCCCCCCGGCGGTCAGCATCGCTCTCAGGGATGCGGCGACGGCCCAAAATGTTCTTGA
- a CDS encoding TIGR00730 family Rossman fold protein, which yields MMTLHFTRTNGPVDEAIERLISAAGGIDSPEYVREMILAALKAGQEAEGDTAGLKLMNSTLKEMRFTAKVFAPYQATRKVTVFGSARVAPGEPTYEMARLFGQKLAEAGYMVITGGGAGIMQAAHEGAGPEYSFGVNIRLPFEQRPNPVIEGNPRLITYKYFFNRKVAFLKEADAVALFPGGFGTLDEAMETLTLVQTGKRNPLPLVLVDDPGGTYWSQLFKFMNEELLSRGYVSPTDFSLFEQVCSVDEAIGKIMGFYRRYHSLRYVDGKLVIRLASALDVSTVQGLRERFRDILLPGGDIAPSVALPAEVEDNDFIELPRLVVDFDRRDFGRLKSLIDAVNELS from the coding sequence ATGATGACACTGCATTTCACCAGAACGAACGGGCCCGTTGACGAGGCCATCGAAAGGCTGATCAGCGCTGCGGGAGGCATCGACAGCCCCGAGTATGTCCGCGAGATGATCCTTGCGGCGCTTAAGGCGGGCCAGGAGGCAGAAGGGGATACGGCGGGCCTGAAGCTCATGAACAGCACGCTGAAGGAGATGCGGTTCACCGCAAAGGTCTTCGCCCCCTACCAGGCCACGCGCAAGGTCACCGTCTTCGGGTCGGCTCGCGTTGCCCCCGGGGAGCCGACGTACGAGATGGCCAGGCTCTTCGGGCAAAAACTGGCGGAAGCCGGCTACATGGTGATCACCGGCGGAGGCGCGGGCATCATGCAGGCGGCCCATGAAGGCGCCGGCCCGGAGTACTCCTTCGGCGTGAACATCCGGCTGCCCTTCGAACAGAGGCCCAACCCCGTCATCGAGGGCAACCCCCGCCTCATCACCTACAAGTATTTTTTCAACCGGAAGGTCGCGTTCCTTAAGGAGGCCGATGCGGTCGCCCTGTTCCCCGGCGGCTTCGGTACGCTCGACGAGGCCATGGAAACGCTCACGCTCGTGCAGACGGGCAAGCGCAATCCCCTGCCGCTGGTGCTCGTGGACGATCCCGGCGGCACCTACTGGTCTCAGCTGTTCAAGTTCATGAATGAGGAGCTGCTTTCGCGGGGATATGTGAGTCCCACGGATTTTTCGCTGTTCGAACAGGTCTGCTCTGTGGACGAAGCGATCGGGAAGATCATGGGTTTTTACCGGCGGTATCACAGCCTGCGGTATGTGGATGGAAAGCTGGTCATCCGGCTCGCGTCGGCGCTCGACGTTTCTACGGTCCAGGGGCTCAGGGAGCGGTTCCGGGATATTCTGCTGCCGGGGGGTGATATCGCTCCGTCGGTTGCGCTTCCGGCGGAGGTCGAGGACAATGATTTCATCGAACTGCCGAGGCTGGTTGTCGATTTCGACCGGCGGGACTTCGGCCGGCTCAAGAGCCTGATCGATGCAGTGAACGAACTTTCCTGA
- a CDS encoding zinc ribbon domain-containing protein, with the protein MPIYEYHCSACGADFEKLVFGSNPEVVCEKCGSPEAEKLMSRFGMGKSSSASSSSSSGGTGCGGCSSSSCAGCH; encoded by the coding sequence ATGCCGATCTATGAATATCACTGCAGCGCATGCGGCGCTGATTTCGAGAAGCTGGTCTTCGGGTCGAACCCCGAGGTCGTCTGCGAAAAATGCGGCTCCCCCGAGGCAGAGAAGCTCATGTCACGCTTCGGGATGGGGAAATCCTCGAGCGCATCGTCGTCAAGCTCTTCGGGCGGCACGGGATGCGGGGGATGCTCGTCCTCGTCCTGTGCGGGGTGCCATTGA
- the fsa gene encoding fructose-6-phosphate aldolase encodes MKFFIDTANVKEIREAASLGVVDGVTTNPSLIAKEGRDFKQVIAEICSIVDGPISAEAVSLEADKMVAEGVELAAIHKNIIVKLPMTKEGLKATRLLAQKGIRVNMTLVFSPSQALLAAKVGAAYVSPFVGRLDDISHYGMDLVRQILAIYENFGYGTEVIVASIRNPLHVVDAAVAGAHIATIPFSVIDQLVKHPLTDIGIGKFLSDWKKLEKKS; translated from the coding sequence ATGAAATTTTTTATCGATACTGCGAACGTGAAAGAGATCCGCGAGGCCGCCAGCCTCGGCGTGGTCGATGGAGTGACCACGAACCCGTCGCTCATCGCGAAGGAGGGCAGGGACTTCAAGCAGGTGATCGCCGAGATCTGCTCGATCGTTGACGGTCCGATCAGCGCCGAGGCCGTCAGTCTCGAGGCTGACAAGATGGTGGCCGAAGGCGTGGAACTGGCGGCGATCCACAAGAACATCATCGTGAAGCTGCCGATGACGAAAGAAGGGCTCAAGGCGACCAGGCTGCTGGCGCAAAAAGGCATCAGGGTGAACATGACCCTGGTGTTCTCTCCCTCCCAGGCCCTGCTCGCGGCAAAGGTGGGGGCCGCCTACGTCAGCCCCTTTGTCGGCAGGCTCGACGACATCAGCCACTACGGCATGGACCTTGTCCGGCAGATCCTCGCTATCTACGAGAATTTCGGCTATGGCACCGAGGTGATCGTGGCCAGCATAAGGAACCCGCTCCATGTGGTGGACGCGGCCGTGGCAGGCGCCCATATCGCCACGATCCCCTTCAGCGTGATCGATCAGCTCGTGAAGCATCCGCTCACGGACATCGGGATCGGGAAGTTCCTGTCGGACTGGAAGAAGCTGGAAAAGAAGAGCTGA
- a CDS encoding (Fe-S)-binding protein, protein MRNKPHAPGSSRQVLDRHRQDLSRCVRCGSCSAVCPSFLANREESRSPRGRMAMISAVLEGRLPVSKVYGDRLETCTGCLACEDACPSGVPVTTIIQAAREQAVDERGPGIVKSLLTRILSNEDALRASACLAPLMLHYRVASVRGGPQQTRPRRIVQASTDAEERERKGRVVFFSGCAINYHQPGLGQSAVSILSRIGYQVIIPDGLQCCGRPLLSLGDRKAAGELAAKNAALLAAVRADAIVTACASCALTFTREYPKLLGPAATVPLVLDLHGFLAAQRGRFAAGPVNRTITWHDSCHLGRGLGLAKTARELLRSIPGIRLVEMRNPDRCCGFGGVMRLTHHGISDGIADAKAGDIIATRADAVVTGCPGCRMQIADGLRRAGSDIAVLHTVQVIEEALASSE, encoded by the coding sequence ATGAGAAACAAACCACACGCACCTGGCTCTTCGCGCCAAGTCCTCGACAGGCACCGGCAGGACCTTTCACGCTGTGTCAGATGCGGATCGTGCAGCGCGGTCTGCCCCTCCTTCCTGGCGAACCGGGAGGAGTCCCGGTCGCCGCGGGGCCGGATGGCGATGATCAGTGCCGTGCTCGAGGGACGGCTGCCGGTCTCAAAAGTCTACGGGGACCGCCTGGAGACCTGCACGGGCTGCCTTGCCTGTGAGGACGCATGCCCGAGCGGGGTCCCCGTCACGACGATCATCCAGGCAGCCCGGGAGCAGGCCGTGGACGAACGAGGGCCCGGCATCGTGAAGTCGCTGCTGACCCGGATCCTGAGCAATGAGGACGCCCTGCGCGCATCCGCCTGTCTGGCGCCGCTCATGCTGCATTACCGCGTCGCGTCAGTCAGGGGAGGGCCACAGCAAACGCGTCCCCGGCGCATAGTTCAGGCATCGACCGATGCGGAGGAACGCGAACGAAAAGGCAGGGTCGTTTTTTTTTCGGGCTGCGCGATCAATTACCATCAGCCCGGCCTCGGGCAATCCGCGGTCAGTATCCTCAGCAGGATCGGCTACCAGGTAATCATTCCTGACGGGCTGCAATGCTGCGGAAGGCCCCTGCTGTCCCTGGGAGACCGGAAGGCCGCCGGGGAACTGGCGGCGAAGAACGCCGCGCTGCTGGCGGCCGTCCGGGCGGACGCGATCGTGACGGCATGCGCCTCTTGCGCCTTGACTTTTACCCGTGAATACCCTAAACTGCTCGGGCCCGCTGCAACGGTACCCCTGGTGCTGGACCTGCATGGCTTCCTTGCCGCGCAGCGGGGACGCTTCGCGGCAGGCCCCGTGAACAGGACCATCACCTGGCATGACTCGTGCCATCTGGGCAGAGGGCTGGGGCTTGCGAAGACGGCAAGGGAGCTGCTGCGCAGCATCCCGGGGATCAGGCTCGTCGAGATGAGGAACCCGGACCGCTGCTGCGGGTTCGGCGGCGTGATGCGGCTGACGCACCACGGCATCTCCGACGGCATCGCCGATGCGAAGGCCGGAGACATCATCGCGACGAGGGCGGACGCAGTGGTCACGGGGTGCCCCGGCTGCCGCATGCAGATCGCCGACGGGCTCAGGCGCGCCGGATCGGACATCGCGGTCCTTCATACGGTCCAGGTGATCGAGGAGGCGCTTGCAAGTTCGGAGTGA
- a CDS encoding L,D-transpeptidase codes for MKRRTADNRRNQAMARLGRKILFSLRLLLSLLLLSCLSPAPDAPAARPSNFASLVSSLSGALRIVIWKSQYTLTLYKGDRPIKTYRAVFGKGFQDGDKRQAGDKRTPEGDFFVCTMNPSKRFYKFIGLSYPGLSHAEHGLQEGLITALQYRLIKKAQEERQPPPWDTRLGGAIGIHGRLLDSAVAPRFSTGMNWTDGCIAIDNADVDEIYSVLSLGTPVTILP; via the coding sequence ATGAAGAGGCGCACCGCGGATAATCGACGGAACCAGGCAATGGCAAGGCTCGGCAGAAAAATCCTCTTTTCCCTCAGGCTTCTCCTTTCGCTCCTGCTGCTCAGCTGTCTTTCCCCGGCTCCTGACGCGCCGGCGGCGCGGCCGTCCAATTTTGCCTCCCTCGTTTCCTCGCTCTCGGGGGCGCTCCGGATCGTCATCTGGAAGTCGCAATATACCCTGACGCTGTACAAGGGGGACCGGCCAATCAAGACCTATCGCGCGGTCTTCGGCAAGGGCTTCCAGGACGGGGACAAGCGTCAGGCCGGCGACAAACGCACGCCGGAGGGAGATTTTTTCGTCTGCACCATGAACCCCAGCAAGCGGTTCTACAAGTTTATCGGCCTCAGTTATCCGGGGCTGTCACACGCCGAGCATGGCCTGCAGGAGGGGCTCATCACTGCGCTGCAATACCGCCTGATCAAGAAGGCGCAGGAGGAACGGCAGCCGCCTCCCTGGGATACCAGGCTCGGCGGCGCTATCGGCATCCACGGACGCCTCCTCGACAGCGCTGTCGCCCCCCGGTTCTCGACGGGTATGAACTGGACCGACGGCTGCATCGCGATCGACAACGCCGATGTCGATGAGATCTACAGTGTCCTGTCCCTAGGCACACCCGTGACCATCCTGCCATGA
- a CDS encoding tetratricopeptide repeat protein → MIDDEQPRSFGRSRARRTAAGKTCDIVMKKTLSVAAAAVVVLLTACSRTDERHEPNIPAGVEHGAKSETPYYYGLIEEYRGVLSGDPDNLPAIVGLGNAYADSGAWQEAIGQYEHALKLDPRNADVHTDLGVAYRSLGMPDRALAEYRKALEYEPGHLNARFYMGIVYAYDFKNYPVAIHVWEELLRLAPNHPQADYMRANIMTFRKTLKKGHP, encoded by the coding sequence TTGATCGATGACGAACAGCCCCGGTCTTTCGGCCGCAGCCGGGCAAGGAGGACGGCGGCTGGCAAGACCTGCGATATCGTGATGAAGAAAACCCTCTCAGTTGCCGCGGCAGCCGTTGTCGTGCTGCTCACCGCGTGCTCCAGGACTGACGAACGCCACGAACCGAACATCCCGGCCGGCGTGGAGCATGGCGCGAAATCCGAAACACCCTACTACTACGGACTGATCGAAGAATACCGGGGGGTCCTGTCCGGTGATCCCGATAATCTTCCCGCTATCGTCGGCCTCGGCAATGCCTACGCAGACAGCGGTGCATGGCAGGAGGCCATCGGGCAGTATGAACATGCTCTGAAGCTGGACCCGCGGAACGCCGACGTGCATACGGACCTGGGAGTAGCCTACCGGAGCCTCGGCATGCCCGATCGCGCGCTTGCGGAGTACCGGAAGGCGCTCGAGTACGAGCCCGGGCATCTCAACGCCCGCTTTTACATGGGCATCGTCTACGCCTACGATTTCAAGAATTATCCGGTGGCCATCCACGTCTGGGAAGAACTGCTGCGGCTCGCGCCGAACCATCCCCAGGCCGACTATATGCGCGCCAACATCATGACATTCAGGAAAACCCTGAAGAAGGGACATCCCTGA
- the purH gene encoding bifunctional phosphoribosylaminoimidazolecarboxamide formyltransferase/IMP cyclohydrolase, whose product MGKISRALISVSHKEGIIEFANGIAKLRIEILSTGGTAKLLRDAGVPVKDVSEFTGFPEMLDGRVKTLHPKVHGGILGRRNNPEHARQMQQHGIQPIDLVVVNLYPFEQTVAKAGCTLEDAIENIDIGGPTMLRSAAKNYTDVAVVCSPRDYGRVLAEIEKTGEVSARTRFELCRTVFLHTARYDSAISAWLDSQVPTEEKTRFPNILTLQFEKVQNLRYGENPHQEGAFYREFGRKEPSVSSARQLHGKEMSFNNFLDANSALELVKEFDGTAAVIVKHNNPCGAATGAAPAEAYRRARDCDPVSAFGGVIAFNHMVDFETAKELTSTFVEVVVAPEFAPDALEELRKKKDVRLLDIGPSVKGQAEGMDLKKVVGGLIYQDRDLGGIDDVRKLTVATKRKPTDDEYQALAFAWKVCKHVKSNAIVFTTRDRTVGIGAGQMSRLDSVRLAVLKAQSPLTGTVLASDAFFPFRDGLDEAAKAGITAVIQPGGSLKDEDVIRAAEEHGLAMVMTGMRHFRH is encoded by the coding sequence ATGGGCAAAATTAGCCGCGCGCTGATCAGTGTTTCCCACAAAGAAGGCATCATCGAGTTCGCCAACGGCATAGCGAAACTCCGCATCGAGATCCTGTCAACGGGCGGCACGGCCAAACTGCTCCGCGACGCGGGCGTCCCGGTCAAGGATGTCTCGGAGTTCACCGGCTTCCCGGAGATGCTCGACGGGAGGGTCAAGACCCTGCACCCCAAGGTGCACGGCGGGATCCTGGGCAGGCGGAACAACCCCGAGCACGCGAGGCAGATGCAGCAGCACGGCATCCAGCCCATCGACCTGGTGGTCGTGAACCTCTACCCCTTCGAGCAGACGGTTGCGAAAGCGGGGTGCACGCTCGAGGATGCGATCGAGAACATCGACATCGGCGGACCGACCATGCTGCGCTCCGCTGCCAAGAATTATACGGACGTCGCCGTCGTGTGTTCCCCGCGAGACTACGGCAGGGTGCTGGCGGAGATCGAGAAGACCGGCGAGGTATCCGCAAGGACGCGCTTCGAGCTCTGCCGTACGGTCTTCCTTCACACGGCCAGATACGACAGCGCGATCTCCGCGTGGCTCGACAGCCAGGTCCCGACCGAAGAGAAAACTCGATTCCCGAACATCCTGACACTGCAGTTCGAGAAGGTGCAGAACCTCCGCTATGGCGAGAACCCGCATCAGGAAGGCGCCTTTTACCGAGAGTTCGGCAGGAAGGAGCCTTCCGTGTCGAGCGCGCGGCAGCTGCACGGCAAGGAGATGTCCTTCAACAACTTTCTCGATGCCAACAGTGCGCTGGAGCTCGTGAAGGAGTTTGACGGAACGGCGGCGGTGATCGTGAAGCACAACAACCCCTGCGGCGCGGCAACGGGGGCCGCGCCCGCCGAGGCCTACCGCAGGGCGCGCGACTGCGACCCGGTCTCGGCCTTCGGCGGCGTGATCGCCTTCAACCACATGGTGGACTTCGAGACCGCGAAGGAGCTGACGTCCACGTTTGTCGAGGTCGTGGTAGCGCCCGAGTTCGCCCCGGATGCGCTCGAGGAGCTCAGGAAGAAAAAGGACGTGCGTCTTCTTGACATAGGGCCGTCCGTGAAAGGCCAGGCCGAGGGCATGGACTTGAAGAAGGTCGTTGGCGGCCTCATCTACCAGGACCGTGACCTGGGCGGGATCGACGACGTCCGGAAGCTTACCGTCGCCACGAAGCGGAAACCCACGGACGATGAATATCAGGCGCTCGCCTTTGCCTGGAAGGTCTGCAAGCACGTGAAGTCGAACGCGATCGTGTTCACGACGAGGGACAGGACCGTCGGGATCGGCGCGGGCCAGATGAGCCGCCTCGATTCGGTCCGCCTTGCCGTGCTGAAGGCGCAGTCCCCGCTCACGGGGACAGTGCTGGCTTCGGACGCATTCTTTCCGTTCCGTGACGGGCTTGACGAGGCCGCGAAAGCGGGGATCACGGCGGTGATCCAGCCCGGCGGCTCCCTCAAGGACGAGGACGTGATCAGGGCCGCCGAAGAACACGGACTGGCCATGGTGATGACCGGCATGAGGCACTTCCGGCATTGA
- a CDS encoding TatD family hydrolase yields the protein MLIDTHAHLEMREFNDDREDVIKRARETGVEYIVTVGTTVESSRDAVLLADKYDFIYAAIGIHPHEVKDILHPAYEIIRHFAQHKKVVAYGEIGLDYHYEHSPRSDQKRKFRDMLREARELDLPVIIHDREAHEDALQILSEEWSPDLGGVMHCFSGDAAMAKRVIEMGFAISIAGPVTFPKAEALREVVRQVPIEHLLIETDSPYLAPQPVRGRRNEPAFVRHTAEEIARIKGLTFDDVARITSFNAMQLFGIGAMPERGRITYPIRNSLYLNITNRCTAACTFCVRYHTDFVKGHNLRLRDEPAVEDLVREIGDPVRYAEIVFCGYGEPLLRLDVVKAVAAEVKRRGGRVRIDTNGHANLIHRRNVLPELAGLVDAVSISLNAQNAELYSRISQPQFGIETYEAVKDFIREARKYIPDVTATVVSAPGVDVEACRAIAEGLGAKFRVREYNVVG from the coding sequence ATGCTCATCGACACCCACGCGCACCTCGAAATGCGCGAGTTCAACGACGATCGTGAGGACGTGATCAAACGCGCGCGTGAAACGGGCGTGGAATACATCGTCACCGTCGGCACGACCGTGGAGTCCAGCCGGGACGCGGTCCTGCTCGCGGACAAGTACGACTTCATCTACGCGGCCATCGGCATCCATCCCCACGAAGTCAAGGACATCCTGCACCCCGCCTACGAGATCATCCGGCACTTCGCCCAGCACAAGAAGGTCGTCGCCTACGGAGAGATCGGGCTCGACTACCACTACGAACACTCGCCGCGCTCCGACCAGAAGCGGAAATTCCGGGACATGCTGCGTGAGGCGCGCGAACTCGACCTGCCCGTGATCATCCATGACCGCGAGGCCCACGAGGACGCGCTTCAGATCCTTTCCGAGGAATGGTCGCCGGACCTCGGCGGCGTCATGCACTGCTTCTCGGGAGACGCCGCCATGGCGAAGAGGGTGATCGAGATGGGGTTTGCGATCTCCATCGCCGGGCCGGTCACGTTCCCGAAGGCCGAAGCGCTGCGGGAGGTCGTGCGGCAGGTCCCGATCGAGCACCTGCTGATCGAGACGGACTCGCCGTACCTGGCGCCCCAGCCCGTGCGCGGCAGGCGGAACGAGCCGGCCTTTGTCCGCCATACCGCCGAGGAGATCGCACGGATCAAGGGCCTCACCTTCGACGATGTCGCCCGGATCACGAGCTTCAACGCAATGCAGCTCTTCGGCATCGGAGCGATGCCCGAGCGCGGCAGGATCACGTACCCCATCCGGAACTCGCTCTATCTCAATATCACGAACCGCTGCACCGCGGCCTGCACGTTCTGTGTGCGCTATCATACCGATTTCGTGAAGGGGCACAATCTCCGGCTGCGCGACGAACCGGCCGTGGAAGACCTGGTCAGGGAGATCGGCGATCCTGTGCGCTACGCCGAGATCGTGTTCTGCGGATACGGGGAGCCGCTTCTCCGGCTCGACGTCGTGAAGGCCGTGGCTGCCGAGGTAAAACGGCGCGGCGGACGCGTGCGGATCGATACGAACGGCCACGCCAACCTCATTCACAGGAGAAACGTCCTTCCGGAGCTGGCCGGCCTTGTCGACGCCGTGAGCATCAGCCTGAACGCCCAGAACGCCGAGCTGTACAGCAGGATAAGCCAGCCTCAGTTCGGCATCGAAACCTATGAAGCAGTCAAGGACTTCATCCGCGAAGCCCGGAAGTACATCCCCGATGTGACGGCCACGGTCGTGTCGGCTCCCGGGGTGGACGTCGAGGCCTGCAGGGCGATCGCGGAGGGGCTGGGTGCGAAGTTCCGTGTCCGTGAATACAACGTCGTGGGTTGA